One part of the Granulicella arctica genome encodes these proteins:
- the purD gene encoding phosphoribosylamine--glycine ligase — MKVLVIGGGGREHAIAWALRKSPRVTEVVCAPGNGGIAREARCVPVDVSNLAAMVALVQGEAPALTIVGPELPLSLGLVDQLQSLGLRVFGPTQAAARLESSKAFAKSFMQRTGIPTAAYALCTSLDEVRRELKSFAAPIVVKADGLAAGKGVVICNTHHEAEAAAAEMFSGALLGAAVDEIVLEEFLTGDELSFFALCDGKHAVPLAAAQDHKRIGEGDTGPNTGGMGAYSTDALMPPALRDWLNTRVAQRVVDEMAAAGTPFTGILFCGIMMVPDPNGPVLFGRGPVSPMVLEFNTRFGDPETQAILMRLETDILDLFEAAIDGRADRLDIQLKPGAAACVIAASGGYPGKYPSGLPITGEAALHNADPSLKVFHSGTALTSDETFVTAGGRVLAVTAVSTIGLKEALGLAYDALGKLSFDGMQYRRDIGWRAL, encoded by the coding sequence ATGAAGGTTTTGGTCATCGGTGGTGGTGGAAGAGAGCACGCAATCGCATGGGCACTGCGCAAGAGCCCCCGCGTCACCGAGGTCGTCTGCGCCCCCGGCAACGGCGGCATCGCACGCGAGGCCCGCTGCGTCCCCGTCGATGTCTCCAACCTCGCCGCCATGGTCGCGCTCGTCCAGGGCGAAGCCCCCGCCCTCACCATCGTCGGCCCTGAGCTCCCGCTCTCCCTCGGCCTCGTCGATCAGCTTCAGAGCCTTGGCCTGCGCGTCTTCGGCCCTACCCAGGCCGCAGCTCGCCTCGAGTCCAGCAAGGCCTTCGCCAAATCCTTCATGCAGCGCACCGGCATCCCCACCGCTGCCTACGCCCTCTGTACCTCGCTCGATGAAGTCCGCCGCGAGCTCAAAAGCTTCGCCGCACCCATCGTCGTCAAGGCCGACGGTCTCGCCGCAGGCAAGGGCGTCGTCATCTGCAACACCCACCACGAGGCTGAAGCCGCAGCAGCAGAAATGTTCTCCGGCGCCCTGCTTGGCGCTGCCGTCGATGAGATTGTCCTCGAAGAGTTCCTCACCGGCGACGAGCTTTCTTTCTTCGCCCTCTGTGACGGCAAACACGCCGTCCCCCTCGCCGCCGCGCAGGACCACAAGCGCATCGGCGAAGGCGACACCGGCCCCAACACCGGCGGCATGGGGGCCTACTCCACTGACGCCCTCATGCCTCCTGCTCTCCGCGACTGGCTCAACACTCGCGTCGCCCAGCGCGTCGTCGACGAGATGGCCGCCGCCGGAACTCCCTTCACCGGCATTCTCTTCTGCGGCATCATGATGGTCCCCGATCCTAACGGCCCAGTCCTCTTCGGCCGCGGCCCCGTCTCGCCGATGGTTCTCGAGTTCAACACCCGCTTCGGTGACCCTGAAACTCAGGCCATCCTCATGCGCCTTGAGACCGACATCCTCGACCTCTTCGAAGCCGCCATCGACGGGCGTGCCGACCGCCTCGACATTCAGCTCAAGCCCGGCGCCGCTGCCTGCGTCATCGCCGCCAGCGGAGGCTACCCCGGCAAGTACCCCAGCGGCCTCCCCATCACTGGCGAAGCCGCCCTCCACAACGCCGACCCCAGCCTCAAGGTCTTCCACTCCGGCACGGCACTCACTTCAGATGAAACGTTCGTCACCGCCGGAGGCCGCGTCCTCGCCGTCACCGCCGTCTCCACTATCGGCCTCAAAGAGGCTCTCGGCCTCGCCTACGACGCCCTTGGCAAACTCTCCTTCGATGGCATGCAGTATCGCCGCGACATAGGCTGGCGCGCCCTGTAG